Proteins co-encoded in one Nicotiana sylvestris chromosome 7, ASM39365v2, whole genome shotgun sequence genomic window:
- the LOC104244026 gene encoding laccase-3-like: MRTPWADGPEYVTQCPIKPGGVYTYRFTIEDQEGTLWWHAHSRWLRATVYGALVILPKQGSHFPFSQPKKDIPILLGEWWNKDIIVIQRQTQFTGAAPNISDAYTINGQPGDLYRCSSQDTLKFLVNPGETILLRVINAALNQQLFFSVANHKLIVVGADAAYNKPFTTNIIMVGPGQTTNVILTADQPPARYYMAARAYASAQNAPFDNTTTTAVLEYTNLRSGANSRPLLPQFPAFNDTNAVTSFTSQMRSIPKNNIKVPNQINENLFFTVGLGLVSCTPGPRCQGPNNTRFAASMNNVSFVFPRRTSLLQAYYQNIPGIYTLDFPPVPPVKFDYTGNVSRVLRQPGFGTKLYKIKFGSNVQIVLQDTAIFSVEDHPIHLHGYHFWVVGQGFGNFNPQTDTAKFNLNDPPVRNTIDVPVGGWAVIRFVADNPGVWLFHCHIDSHLAWGLAMSFIVENGKGEKQTMEPPPPDLPQC, translated from the exons ATGAGAACTCCATGGGCAGATGGACCAGAGTATGTGACACAATGTCCAATAAAACCAGGAGGAGTTTACACATACAGGTTCACTATTGAAGACCAAGAGGGTACATTGTGGTGGCATGCTCACAGTAGATGGCTTAGAGCTACTGTTTATGGGGCTCTTGTTATCTTACCAAAACAGGGTTCTCATTTTCCTTTCTCACAGCCTAAAAAGGATATCCCTATTCTTCTTG GTGAATGGTGGAACAAAGATATTATTGTAATCCAAAGACAAACACAGTTCACAGGAGCTGCTCCCAATATTTCTGATGCATATACTATCAATGGTCAACCTGGTGACCTCTATAGATGCTCTAGCCAAG ATACTCTAAAGTTTTTAGTGAATCCTGGAGAAACAATACTCTTAAGGGTCATCAACGCTGCACTCAATCAACAACTCTTTTTCTCAGTTGCCAACCACAAATTGATTGTGGTGGGAGCTGATGCTGCTTATAATAAGCCTTTTACGACGAATATTATCATGGTTGGACCTGGTCAGACCACTAATGTAATACTCACTGCTGATCAGCCCCCTGCACGCTATTACATGGCAGCTCGTGCCTATGCCTCAGCTCAAAATGCCCCATTTGACAACACTACTACCACTGCTGTTCTTGAGTACACGAATCTTAGGTCGGGAGCTAATTCAAGGCCTTTGTTGCCTCAGTTTCCAGCCTTTAATGACACAAATGCTGTCACGTCTTTCACAAGTCAAATGAGGAGCATTCCTAAAAATAATATTAAAGTACCTAATCAGATTAATGAGAATTTGTTCTTCACTGTTGGATTAGGCTTAGTGAGTTGCACTCCTGGTCCTAGATGTCAAGGCCCTAATAACACACGTTTTGCTGCTAGTATGAACAATGTCTCCTTTGTTTTTCCTAGAAGAACCTCATTGCTACAAGCTTATTACCAAAACATTCCTGGGATTTATACATTGGATTTCCCTCCTGTTCCACCTGTAAAATTTGATTATACGGGAAATGTTTCTAGAGTACTCAGGCAGCCAGGATTTGGGACTAAGTTGTATAAGATCAAATTTGGTTCTAATGTACAAATTGTGTTACAAGATACTGCTATCTTCTCGGTGGAGGACCACCCAATTCATCTTCATGGATACCATTTCTGGGTTGTTGGACAAGGTTTTGGCAACTTCAATCCACAAACTGATACTGCCAAATTTAACTTGAATGATCCTCCAGTTAGGAACACAATTGATGTGCCCGTCGGTGGATGGGCAGTCATTCGTTTTGTCGCTGATAATCCTG GGGTTTGGCTGTTTCATTGCCATATTGATTCACATTTGGCATGGGGTCTGGCTATGTCGTTCATCGTTGAAAATGGGAAAGGAGAGAAACAGACTATGGAGCCACCTCCACCAGATCTACCACAGTGCTAG